In a genomic window of Sarcophilus harrisii chromosome 4, mSarHar1.11, whole genome shotgun sequence:
- the LINGO4 gene encoding leucine-rich repeat and immunoglobulin-like domain-containing nogo receptor-interacting protein 4 produces the protein MAPDSQGNPGSVPRMKGGLDSPITASPSSNEGMDIDVVSRWVSAPWPPLFFLLLLAGRSGRGCPAACDCASQPQAVLCASRQLEAVPGGIPPDTELLDLSRNRLWGLQRGMLSRLGPLLELDLSHNQLSTLEPGAFQGLRNLLTLRLRGNRLRIVAPGVFSGLSSLTLLDLSLNQIVLFLDGAFGELGSLQQLEVGDNHLVFVAPGAFVGLAKLGTLTLERCNLSTVPGPALARLPGLTGLRLRELDISRLPTGALKGLGQLRELEIHQWPALKALEPGSLAGLNLSHLAITYCNLSSVPFQALSHLNFLRVLDLSQNPISNIPARKLSFLVRLQELHLSGAHLASIAAHAFHGLAAFCLLDVANNALQTLEEAAFPSPSSLVTLRLAGNPLICDCRLLWLLRLRHHLDFGKSPPACASPLHVKGKNLRDFSDILPPGHFTCRAALIQRSGPRRVSAEEGQQAVFSCSGDGEPAPTVSWRGPQGTWLGKTGRVRVLEDGTLEIRSVQLRDGGAYVCVLSNVAGNDSLSTWLEVVRITSPNGTLSDTNVTSLGAPGPFFLDSRGLVVVLAVGFLPFLTSVTLCFGLIALWSKSKGRVKHHTTFDFVLPRTSGERDAGGNRVTAKLF, from the exons ATGGCTCCAG ATTCCCAAGGAAACCCTGGGTCTGTACCCAGAATGAAGGGAGGCCTGGACTCGCCCATCACCGCCTCTCCCAGCAGTAACGAGGGCATGGACATAGACGTGGTTTCCCGTTGGGTCTCCGCCCCTTGGCCACCCCTCTTCTTTCTGCTCCTTCTGGCTGGAAGGAGTGGCCGAGGCTGCCCGGCCGCATGTGACTGTGCCTCCCAACCCCAGGCGGTGCTCTGTGCCAGCCGGCAGCTAGAGGCAGTTCCCGGGGGGATCCCCCCAGACACTGAACTCCTGGACTTGAGTAGGAACCGCCTGTGGGGTCTCCAAAGGGGAATGCTCTCCCGCCTGGGACCTCTCCTTGAGTTGGATCTCAGTCACAACCAGCTTTCCACCCTAGAACCTGGGGCCTTCCAGGGTCTCCGAAACCTCCTCACGCTGCGGCTTCGGGGTAACAGGCTCCGAATCGTGGCCCCCGGCGTTTTCTCCGGCCTCTCTTCCCTCACCCTACTGGATCTCAGCCTGAACCAGATTGTCCTCTTCCTGGACGGTGCCTTTGGAGAGCTGGGCAGCCTTCAGCAGTTGGAAGTGGGGGACAACCACCTGGTGTTTGTGGCCCCAGGGGCCTTTGTGGGTTTGGCAAAGCTAGGCACCCTTACCCTAGAACGATGTAATCTCAGCACTGTGCCCGGACCTGCTCTGGCACGGCTTCCAGGGCTGACGGGACTGAGGTTGCGCGAGCTGGACATCAGTCGGCTACCCACTGGGGCTCTGAAAGGACTGGGACAGTTACGGGAGTTGGAGATCCACCAATGGCCGGCTCTGAAGGCCCTGGAACCCGGGAGCCTGGCCGGGCTCAACCTCAGCCACCTTGCCATCACTTACTGCAACCTGAGCTCCGTGCCCTTCCAAGCCCTGAGCCATCTGAACTTTCTCAGGGTCCTGGACCTGTCCCAGAACCCCATCTCAAATATCCCAGCCCGGAAACTTAGTTTTTTAGTACGGCTCCAGGAACTCCACCTCTCGGGGGCCCACCTCGCCTCTATTGCTGCTCACGCTTTCCATGGTTTGGCTGCCTTCTGCCTCCTGGATGTGGCCAACAATGCTCTTCAGACCCTGGAAGAAGCCGCCTTCCCCTCCCCAAGCAGTCTGGTCACCCTGCGGCTGGCTGGCAACCCCCTGATCTGTGACTGCCGTCTCTTGTGGCTCCTCCGGCTTCGTCACCACCTGGACTTTGGCAAATCTCCCCCAGCCTGTGCCAGTCCACTCCATGTCAAGGGAAAGAACCTCCGGGACTTCTCGGACATCCTGCCCCCAGGGCACTTCACTTGCCGGGCTGCCCTGATTCAGAGGTCTGGGCCACGAAGGGTCAGTGCAGAGGAGGGGCAGCAGGCGGTCTTCTCTTGCTCTGGGGATGGAGAACCAGCTCCTACCGTTTCCTGGCGAGGGCCCCAGGGGACCTGGCTGGGAAAAACTGGGCGAGTAAGAGTCCTTGAGGACGGGACCTTGGAGATCCGGTCAGTGCAGCTTCGAGACGGCGGGGCTTATGTCTGTGTGCTCAGCAACGTGGCCGGGAATGACTCGCTGAGCACCTGGCTGGAGGTGGTCCGGATCACATCCCCTAATGGGACCCTTTCTGATACCAACGTCACCTCTCTGGGCGCCCCGGGACCCTTCTTCCTGGACAGCAGGGGCCTGGTGGTGGTCTTGGCTGTGggcttcctccccttcctcaccTCAGTAACCCTCTGTTTTGGCCTCATTGCCCTGTGGAGCAAAAGCAAGGGACGAGTCAAACATCACACCACCTTTGACTTTGTGCTTCCTCGCACTTCCGGGGAGCGGGATGCCGGGGGCAACCGAGTCACTGCCAAACTCTTCTGA
- the RORC gene encoding nuclear receptor ROR-gamma isoform X2, giving the protein MRTQIEVIPCKICGDKSSGIHYGVITCEGCKGFFRRSQQCNVAYSCTRQQSCPIDRTSRNRCQHCRLQKCLALGMSRDAVKFGRMSKKQRDSLHAEVQKQLQQQQQQQQQQRQVTTPPPAGTRGADTPAYALALPSGQLPLGSSPDLPEASACPPALLGTPGPGPSYPSSLAKMGLAGAVYSKGYSPDRAKAEVGRAFYGLGSQLSPDRCELHIGEPRHLVLGEPSQGRDLYSSPSFRLELPNASLTEIEHLVQNVCKSYQETCQLRLEDLQRQRCNVFSREEVTNYQRKSMWEMWERCAHRLTEAIQYVVEFAKRLEGFMELCQNDQIVLLKAGAMEVVLVRMCRAYNADNRTVFFEGKYGGMDLFRALGCSELIGSIFDFSHSLCALHFSEDEIALYTALVLINANRPWLQEKRKVERLQHNLELAFHHLLCKTHRQGILAKLPPKGKLRSLCSQHMEKLQSFQHLHPVVVQAAFPPLYKELFSTETEPPGVLSD; this is encoded by the exons CTCAGATTGAAGTGATCCCTTGTAAGATCTGTGGGGACAAATCTTCTGGGATCCACTATGGGGTCATCACCTGTGAAGGGTGCAAG GGTTTCTTTCGCCGGAGCCAGCAATGTAATGTAGCATATTCCTGTACCCGACAGCAAAGCTGTCCTATAGACCGTACCAGCCGGAACCGTTGTCAACACTGTCGCCTGCAGAAATGCCTGGCATTGGGCATGTCCCGGGATG CTGTCAAGTTTGGCCGAATGTCCAAGAAGCAGAGGGACAGTTTGCATGCAGAAGTGCAGAAGCAActgcagcagcaacagcagcagcagcagcagcagcgacAAGTTACCACTCCCCCCCCTGCAGGGACCAGAGGAGCAGATACCCCTGCCTATGCTCTTGCCCTCCCCAGTGGACAGTTACCTCTGGGCTCCTCACCTGACCTGCCCGAGGCCTCTGCCTGCCCCCCTGCTCTCCTCGGCACCCCAGGCCCTGGACCCTCCTACCCAAGTAGTCTGGCCAAAATGGGGCTGGCCGGAGCCGTGTACTCCAAGGGGTACAGCCCAGATCGGGCGAAGGCCGAGGTCGGCAGGGCTTTCTATGGCTTGGGTAGCCAGCTGTCCCCTGACAGGTGTGAGCTCCACATTGGGGAACCCCGACATCTGGTGCTTGGGGAGCCAAGCCAGGGGAGGGACTTGTACAGCAGCCCCAGCTTCCGCCTCGAGCTCCCCAACGCCTCCCTGACTGAGATTG AGCACTTGGTCCAAAATGTGTGTAAGTCCTACCAAGAGACCTGCCAGCTTCGACTGGAAGATCTGCAGCGGCAACGTTGCAACGTTTTTTCTCGGGAGGAGGTGACCAACTATCAGAGAAAG TCGATGTGGGAGATGTGGGAGCGCTGTGCCCATCGGCTCACCGAGGCCATCCAGTACGTGGTGGAATTCGCCAAAAGGCTGGAGGGCTTCATGGAACTGTGTCAGAATGATCAGATTGTGCTGCTCAAAGCAG GAGCCATGGAGGTGGTCCTGGTGAGGATGTGCAGGGCCTACAACGCTGATAATCGCACCGTCTTCTTTGAGGGCAAATATGGAGGCATGGACCTGTTCAGAGCCTTGG GCTGCAGTGAGCTCATAGGTTCCATCTTTGATTTCTCCCACTCCCTGTGTGCTCTGCATTTCTCCGAGGATGAGATTGCTCTCTACACAGCCCTTGTTCTCATCAATGCCA ACAGGCCATGGttacaagaaaaaaggaaggtagaGCGATTGCAGCATAATTTGGAGCTGGCATTTCACCATCTTCTGTGCAAGACTCATCGCCAAGGCATCCTGGCTAAG CTGCCACCCAAGGGAAAGCTTCGGAGCTTATGTAGCCAGCACATGGAGAAATTGCAATCCTTCCAGCACCTCCATCCTGTTGTTGTTCAAGCTGCCTTCCCTCCCCTCTACAAGGAACTCTTCAGTACAGAAACTGAACCCCCTGGAGTACTATCTGACTGA
- the RORC gene encoding nuclear receptor ROR-gamma isoform X1 yields the protein MDRAPPSHHKATRGPEATKKTHTSQIEVIPCKICGDKSSGIHYGVITCEGCKGFFRRSQQCNVAYSCTRQQSCPIDRTSRNRCQHCRLQKCLALGMSRDAVKFGRMSKKQRDSLHAEVQKQLQQQQQQQQQQRQVTTPPPAGTRGADTPAYALALPSGQLPLGSSPDLPEASACPPALLGTPGPGPSYPSSLAKMGLAGAVYSKGYSPDRAKAEVGRAFYGLGSQLSPDRCELHIGEPRHLVLGEPSQGRDLYSSPSFRLELPNASLTEIEHLVQNVCKSYQETCQLRLEDLQRQRCNVFSREEVTNYQRKSMWEMWERCAHRLTEAIQYVVEFAKRLEGFMELCQNDQIVLLKAGAMEVVLVRMCRAYNADNRTVFFEGKYGGMDLFRALGCSELIGSIFDFSHSLCALHFSEDEIALYTALVLINANRPWLQEKRKVERLQHNLELAFHHLLCKTHRQGILAKLPPKGKLRSLCSQHMEKLQSFQHLHPVVVQAAFPPLYKELFSTETEPPGVLSD from the exons CTCAGATTGAAGTGATCCCTTGTAAGATCTGTGGGGACAAATCTTCTGGGATCCACTATGGGGTCATCACCTGTGAAGGGTGCAAG GGTTTCTTTCGCCGGAGCCAGCAATGTAATGTAGCATATTCCTGTACCCGACAGCAAAGCTGTCCTATAGACCGTACCAGCCGGAACCGTTGTCAACACTGTCGCCTGCAGAAATGCCTGGCATTGGGCATGTCCCGGGATG CTGTCAAGTTTGGCCGAATGTCCAAGAAGCAGAGGGACAGTTTGCATGCAGAAGTGCAGAAGCAActgcagcagcaacagcagcagcagcagcagcagcgacAAGTTACCACTCCCCCCCCTGCAGGGACCAGAGGAGCAGATACCCCTGCCTATGCTCTTGCCCTCCCCAGTGGACAGTTACCTCTGGGCTCCTCACCTGACCTGCCCGAGGCCTCTGCCTGCCCCCCTGCTCTCCTCGGCACCCCAGGCCCTGGACCCTCCTACCCAAGTAGTCTGGCCAAAATGGGGCTGGCCGGAGCCGTGTACTCCAAGGGGTACAGCCCAGATCGGGCGAAGGCCGAGGTCGGCAGGGCTTTCTATGGCTTGGGTAGCCAGCTGTCCCCTGACAGGTGTGAGCTCCACATTGGGGAACCCCGACATCTGGTGCTTGGGGAGCCAAGCCAGGGGAGGGACTTGTACAGCAGCCCCAGCTTCCGCCTCGAGCTCCCCAACGCCTCCCTGACTGAGATTG AGCACTTGGTCCAAAATGTGTGTAAGTCCTACCAAGAGACCTGCCAGCTTCGACTGGAAGATCTGCAGCGGCAACGTTGCAACGTTTTTTCTCGGGAGGAGGTGACCAACTATCAGAGAAAG TCGATGTGGGAGATGTGGGAGCGCTGTGCCCATCGGCTCACCGAGGCCATCCAGTACGTGGTGGAATTCGCCAAAAGGCTGGAGGGCTTCATGGAACTGTGTCAGAATGATCAGATTGTGCTGCTCAAAGCAG GAGCCATGGAGGTGGTCCTGGTGAGGATGTGCAGGGCCTACAACGCTGATAATCGCACCGTCTTCTTTGAGGGCAAATATGGAGGCATGGACCTGTTCAGAGCCTTGG GCTGCAGTGAGCTCATAGGTTCCATCTTTGATTTCTCCCACTCCCTGTGTGCTCTGCATTTCTCCGAGGATGAGATTGCTCTCTACACAGCCCTTGTTCTCATCAATGCCA ACAGGCCATGGttacaagaaaaaaggaaggtagaGCGATTGCAGCATAATTTGGAGCTGGCATTTCACCATCTTCTGTGCAAGACTCATCGCCAAGGCATCCTGGCTAAG CTGCCACCCAAGGGAAAGCTTCGGAGCTTATGTAGCCAGCACATGGAGAAATTGCAATCCTTCCAGCACCTCCATCCTGTTGTTGTTCAAGCTGCCTTCCCTCCCCTCTACAAGGAACTCTTCAGTACAGAAACTGAACCCCCTGGAGTACTATCTGACTGA